Genomic DNA from Arthrobacter sp. B1I2:
TGCTCAGGTCCGACAGGCCGGAGACGCGGGCCGCGTCGACATAGAGCTCGTTGCGGACCGACTGGACGGCCGACCGGGTGAGGCGGAAGTAGGAAGGGCTGATCAGGATTCCGAAGGCGACCATGGCGATCCAAACTGACGGCCCAAAGGCTGCGCGGATGGTCAGCAGCACGATCAGGCCGGGCAGGCTCATAAGAATGCTGACCACCCAGTTCGAGACGGCTTCGAACTTGCCTGCGTAGTAGCCGGCCAGCAGGCCGGAAGGCAGGCCGATTCCGATTGCGACGGCGGCGCACAGCAACGCGGAGAGCAGCGTCAATCGTGCGCCAAACAGCAGGCGGCTCCACACGTCGCGCCCGGCACTGTCGGTACCGAGGATGTTGACGGCGTCCGGAGCCGCAAGGGTCTTGGAGATATTGGCGAAGTTCTCCTCGAACGGGGCCAGGACATCGGCGAAGGTGGCCAGCAGGGCGATGCCCAGCAGGATGGCCATCGCCAGAATGCCCAGGGGGTTCCTGAAGAGGCGTTTGAGAACCGTTGACCGGACCACGGTTCCGGTCTGGCCGGTTGCGCCGGGCGCGGGCGTCAGCGCCGATGTTTCTACGGACTCGGTCATGAGGCACGGACCTTAGGGTTGAGCCAGCCGTTTGCCAGGTCTACCAGGAGGTTGACGACAATCACGACGGCGACTGTGTACATAACGACGCCCATCACCACGGGCTGGTCGTTCTGGGCGGTCGCGGTGACAGCGAGCGGGCCCATTCCCGGGAGGGCAAAAATGGATTCGAGGATGACGACGCCCCCGAGCATGTTGACCAGTTGCAGGCTCAAGACGGTGAGGCCTGCCGGTGCGGCGCTGCGAAGGACGTGCTTGAACAGTATTTCCTTTTCCCCGATGCCACGGCTCCGGAGGGTCCGCACGTAATCGCGTTCCAGCTGCTTGATAACGGCGCTGCGGATCTGCTGCGCGCCACCGGTCACACCATTGATCAGCAGTGCGACGACCGGGAGGGTCAGGGACAACACCCAGGCGTCGGCTCCTGCACCCGGGGAGATCGTGCTCGTCGCAGGAAAGATCTGCAGCTGGATTGCCACGGCGGTGACCAGGAAGATGCCGATGACGAACCCAGGGATGGAATCTCCGATGACCGCCCCGACCTGTACCGTCCGGTCCACCCACCCCCGCTTCACCGCAGCTGCCACGCCTACCAGGGTGGCCATGATGGCGATCAGGATCATTGCCGTGAAAACCATGACCATGGTGACGGGGATCCGGGTCGAAAGGGAGGCGGCCACCGGTTCAGAGGTAAACCATGAAGACCCCAGGTCTCCGCGCAAGGTGTCAGCGATCCAGGTGCCGTAGCGGACAATAACCGGTTGGTCGAGTCCGAGCTGGGCCTCTTTCAGTGCAACCTGCTCAGGGGTGGCCTGATCTCCCAGGATGTTCCGGGCGATACTGCCGCTGGAGGCATGCAGGAGAAAGAAAGTCAGTGCCGACACCGTGACAAGGACAATCACGCCGCTGCCAAGGCGCTTAAGAATGAATGGGATCATTGCTGGTTCTCCGTCGAACTGGCGGGCGCTCACCGTGTCCGGCGGCGGCTTTCGGCGGCCGGACACGGTGGGTGGCTTGAAAGGGGTGCTACTTGGCGGGTGAGTAGTTGTAGATCGACGGAACAGCCTGCTGGATCTGCGGCGTGACGTTGACCTTGTCATTGTGGTAGTACATCTGGTTGATCCGGAACAGAGGAGCGAACCATGCTTCCTCGACGACGTACCGGTTCACTTCCTGCGCCAGCTTGGCCGAATCTCCGCCGCCCTTCTGGACGGCGTCGATCTTCGCCTGCAGTTCCGGCGTGGTGTTCTTGAAGGGGTTGTAGAAGGCCCGGGTTGAGGCAAGCTGGTTGATGGCTACCCACGGTTCGCCCTGGAACAGGGAGAAGTACATGCTGGTGTACTTCTGGGCGGCGACATCGCTGGGGAAGCTGGGACCGGACCATCCAACGGCGTTCAAACTGATTCCCACATCAGCCAACTGCTGCTTCAAGACGTTGATTTGCGTTTCGAACGCCGGTACCAGCGGAACGTCCAGGACGACTCCGGATTCGTAGCCGGCTTCCTTCAAGAGGGCCTTTGCCTTGGCGGGATCATAAGGGTACCTGTTTTCCAGTTCGTCCAGCCAGGCGCCGCTATCCTTGCCGAAGGGCTGCGACGTCGGAGTGCCTTGGCCCAGCAGGACCTGGTCCAGGATCGTCTTGCGGTCAAACGCGTAATTGATGGCCTGCCGGACGCGGACGTCCTTCAACGCAGGGTTCTTGGTGCCGTCCCGGTCGAACAGGATAAGGCCCTGCCAATCCACCTGGTTGCTTTCGAGCTTCATCCTCGCGCCCTCGGCCTGTTTGCCCGTCTTGGGGTCAAGAATCGCAGCATCCACTTGACCTGAGACGAGGGCGTTGGTGCGTGCCGTAATGTCGGTCAGAACTTTGTACGAGACCTTGCTGAACTTCTGCAGGTCCTTATTCCAGTAGCCCTCCCGGGCGTTGAATACGGCCTGGGAGTTCTTCACGGTGGAAGCTTTGTCCATCACGTAGGGCCCACTGCCCACAGACTCGGTTTTGATGGCCTCGGTTTCGAGGGCCTTGGGGCTGCCCATCAGGCCGGCTGCCTGGCTCAGGTAATACTCCAGGGCCGGATCCGGCGCCTTGAGGCCAAGCTCCACAGTGTCAGCATCCACGACCTTGGCTTCCGAGACGGAAGCCAGCTGGGACATTTGCGGACCATTCGCCTTCTTGAAGTGATCGATATTGGCTTTGGCTGCCTCAGCGTCGAACTTGGCGCCATCGCTGAAAGTAACATCCGTCCGCAGGTCAACGGTCAGGACCGTCTTGGTGTCGTTGTACTTCCACGCCGTCGCCAGCATCGGGCTGAGCTTGCCGTCCGGTTCGCGGAGCAGCAAGGAGTCGTACGCGATCTGGTAAGGCTGCAGTGCGTTACCTACGCCCGCCTGTGCGGGATCCCAGGAGGTGACGTCCTGCAGTGCGCCCAGGGTCAGGGAAGTAACGGTGGGCTTTCCGGGGGCCGCGCCCTGCGCACTGCCGCTGCTGCTGCCGCCGCAGGCGGTAAGCGCCAGTGCGGCGCTGAGAGCGACGGCAGTTGTTGCCGCCATGGGACCTAACTTCATTGTTGGCTCCTAAGAATCGTCACTGATTGCTTGTTCGGTGCCTGATCCGGCAGGGGCACAAAAGCGTGGTCTGCCCCTTCTGACAACCGGTTGTCAGGCTGGTTGCATTAACAATGGCGGCGGTGCGGCCATTCAGGAATCCAGCGATTCATCTACCTACTATTCACGAGGCGAATACCAGGAACTTGTAAAAGCTGGGCGGTGGACGCTGCGGGGTAAACCCCCGCCTGACACGAACAGGGACCTCCCCCAGCAATTTGCCGGAGGAGGCCCCTGTTCCGCGCCGCAGCGCTGTTCAGCTCAGGTATGGATGAGCGGCGCCACCCGGGGTCCGCGGAGAAGGACGGCCAGGAGCGCCCCCGCGCAGGCAACACCGAGTGCACCGAGGGCCACGCTGAGGTTTCCCAGGGCGCCGGCTGCCACCCCAATGACGATGGGGGTCAGGAACTGCCCGATGAACAGAGTCCCGGTCCAGATTCCCGTCCCGCGTCCGCGCTGCTGGTATTCGAGTCCGTTCACTGCCCAGGTCAGGAGGGTGGGCAGCAGGACACCGGTTCCCGCGCTGGCAACCACCGCTCCCGTAATGGCCAGCGGCACGTTGCCGGCGATGGAGACGAGGAACAGTCCGACGGCGGCCAGCCCGAACGCCAGTGCCAGCAGGTTTCGCGTCCCCAGCTTCGCCAGAAAGCGGAAAGAGATGGCGCCCGCTGCTGTGGCGAGGGAGGCGATGGCTGCGGCGAGGCCGATGAGCGCTGCGTCGGCAACGCCCAGGCCGGTGATGACATATGGCAGGTGCACGATGAGGGCGTAGAAAACAATCCCGCCGAATAGCGTGACGGCAGCCGGGGCGCCGATCTGCCGCCAGGGCACGGGGGTCCTGGCCGCCGGGTTGCGCTGGGTCTTGTCGGGCTCCCAGAGCTTAAAGACCATGGGGACGACAATCACTGCGCTGGCGGCGTAAAGCCAGAACGGGGTCCGCCAGCTGATGCTGCCCAAGGCGCCGCCCAGGGCAAAGAAGGCGGTCGCGGCGAGCGCGCTGACCATGGTCTGCAGCCCCAGGTACTTGTTGCGCTGCTCGCCGGCGTAGTAGTCGGTGAGGAGGGTGGTGCAACAGGTCATGATGGCGGCTTCGGCTATGCCCACGCCTACCCGGGAAAGGGCGATCGAGGCCAGGGAGCCGAGCCATAGCGGCGCCGTTCCGAACACGGCATATGCCAGCATCGCGAAGACCAGCAGCTGCTTGCGGCCCACCCGGTCCGCCACCCATCCCGCCAGGGGAGAAAACAGTGCCACGAACAGGGCGGGCAGGGTAAGCGTGAGCGGGACCAGAATGGCTACGCCGGGGGTATCGGCAAAAGCCTGGTTAAGCGTGGGCAGGACCGGTGCCAGCAGGACCGCCCCGAGGACCGGCATGCAGCTGCCGGCCACCAGGAGGGCCGCCTGCAGCCGTCCTGCCCTGGGCTGCTCCGAAGGTCCCGGCGCCCCATTCCGGGCAGCACCCGTGAGCTGAATATTCTCCATTGAATCTTCCTTAGCCTGTTCATGGTCACGGAGGGACCGGTGCCGCCTGGGCACCGAAAGTGACTTCCCTCACTGTGACGATCGTTGGGCCATCCGGGAATCACGGATTTGGCATAGCTGGTATCCACGGGACGGATGGGCAGAGCGACCCGGACAAGACCTCCCTGCCCGTCTGCCGGCCTACTCCTCCGCCGGGGCGTTCAACTCCGCCCGGGTGGGAGGGTTCGCGCCCGGACGGGACACCGTGACGGCCGCCGCCCTGGCTGCATGCTCAAGGAGTTCAGCAAGCCCTTCTGCCGGCAGGTCCCGAAGCTCCGCGCGGTTCTGGGCGCCATCCAGTTCCCGGTCCACCAGGCCGGACAACAGTGCGGCCATGAAGGAGTCGCCGGCCCCCACGGTATCCGCCACCTCCACCTTGGGGGCCGCGACTGACGCTTCCCCGGACCGGCAGACACCCCATGGCCCTTCCGCGCCCCGGGTGACCACCACCATCGCAGGGCCTTCGGAGCCGCCCAGCGCCAGCCATTTGCGCGCCGAATCCAGCACGTCCTGTCCCGGATAGAGCCATTCCAGGTCCTCATCCGAGGCCTTCACCACGTCGGCAAGCGTCACGAACTTTTCTGCCTGCCGGCGCGCGAAGTCCACATCCGTGACAATACTGGGCCGGCAGTTGGGGTCGAAGCTGATGGTGGCAGACGGGTGGGCGTATTCGACGGCGGCCAGCACCTCGGTTGCCCCGGGAGCCAGCATCGTGGCAATGGACCCCGTGTGCAGCAGGGTGGTGCCCTGCAGCATGAAGCCCAGCCGGTCAGCGATGCCCGGGAGCTCCCAGGTGAGGTCGAACGTGTAGGTGGCGGCGCCGTCGTCGTCAATCAAGGCGGTGGCCACGCTGGTAGGCAGGTCGTCCGGCGGCACCGGAAGCATCACCGAACTGGCGCGCAGGTGCACGGCCACCGAGTCCCCGTAGGCGTCCCGGCCATAACGGCCGATGAACTGCACCGGGTGGTCCAGCCGGGCCAGGCCCACCGCAACGTTGAGTGGGCTGCCGCCCACGTGGGCCTCGATGCCGGAGGCGCGCTGGACAACGTCAACAAGGCCTTCGCCGATAACTGTGAGCATGCTCATACTCTGCCAGAAACGCGACAGCGTCAGCAGTTCGTGTCAGCGAAGCAACCGGCCAACCAGTTCCCGGCACGTGAGATACGCCGCCGCCGTCACGTCAATCAGCGCGAAGTGGTCCCCCGGCACCATGACCAGCCGGGCCGGCACGGGTCCCGCCTGGCTGGCGTCAACATAGGTGGCGGACACGCTCAGGGGGACGTCTTCGTCTTCCTCGCCGTGCACGGCGTGGACGGGAATGTCCAGCGGCAGCGCCGACATGGGATCCGCGCACCGGTGCCGTTCCGGAAATTCCGACGACGGCCCGCCCAGGAAGTTGGCCACCGCACCGTTGCTGAGGTTGAACCGTTCGGCCTCGGCCAGGTTGAGGACGCCCGACTGGCTCACCACCCCGGTGAGTCGGACGCCGTCGTCAATGTTTTCCACGGGGCCGTCTTCCGCCGGCCCAGGCGCATCCAGCCGGCGCCTTCCCGCCGCCCAAACTGCCAGGTGCCCGCCGGCGGAATGGCCCAGCGCCACCACTTTGCCCAGGTCCAGCGCGTGTGGTTCTGCCAGGTCGGCCAGCTTGTCGATGCCCGCAAGGATGTCCTGGAAGGTGCCCGGCCAGCCGCCACCGTTGCCGGCACGCCGGTACTCCAGGTTCCACGCAGCCATGCCGTGCTCCGCCAGGTCCTGCGCCAGCGGTTCCCCCAGTTCGGCACCGTATGTGGAGCGCCAGTAGCCGCCGTGGATCACCACCACCACGCCGCGGTGTTTCCCACCCTCGGGAAGGTCGGGGAGGAACAGCTCGCCCCACTGGCTGCGGTCCGGCCCGTACTCATAGCGGTAGCGTCGCGTCACACTGGCCCACTTTATAGGTTGAACCCGGCAGCCGGGCCCCGGATTTCCGGCCGCCGCCCGCCTAAAAGTGGGCCAGAGGCGCGTGGTGCGTGACGCCGTGGCCTTCTGCCGTTTAGCCGCGCGCATGTCTGGGGACGCTTCCTGACATGGAAAAGCCTGAAGTGACCACGCAGGGGTCCACCGTAGAAGAATGGACGCGCGCGCTGGCGGAGTCGACGGGTTCACCGGGCGGAGGGGCGGGGACAGGGCTGATGCTCGCCGTGGCCGCTTCCCTGACGTCCATGGTGGCTGGCTACAGCGAGGACGACGGCGGGGAACCGGCACGGATACGGGCGCGGGCACGCGCACTGCGTGAGGAAGCCCTGGGCCTGGCAGATGACGATGCGTCCGCTTCCAAGGCATTCGGCGCCGCCTTCCGGCTGGAGCCCGGCCGGGAGCGTGACGAAGCGATCCGCCGCGCTTCCGTGGATGCCGCGGCAGCCTCTGCCGTCCTTGGCGAGCGGGCCATTGAGGCCATTGACGACCTCGCCTGGCTGGCAACCAAAGGCAACCGGTCCCTGGTTGCGGACGTCGTGGTCGCGTTCGGCGCCCTCCGCGCCGCTGTGGCCGGGGCACGCACCAATGTCAGCTTTGACCTGGGATCGCTCCGCTCGGCGGGTACCAGCCTTGATCAGGTCCGGGAGCAGCAGCCGGAGCTGTGGGCCGCCGTCAAGAAACTTAACGACGCCATGGACCGCATCGACGAACTGACGGCTGCGATTGACAACCGCGCCGCGCCCACCGACGCTGCCTGACTTTGTACTGCACCGGGGGCAACGGGCCGCCAAAAGCCTTCGAAACGCTTTAGGGTAACCGAAAGTTCCCTCTTATTTAGTTCCTCTATTGACTGGACTTCCCGCTTGACCTGCGCTTATGGTGGACAGCATTGCTTGCAGGAGCCATCTCTGGGGGGAGGCGTACTAAGTGAAGTCAGAGCTCGATGCTTGGGCGTTCCTCCGACCCCTTCTGCTGGCCGTAGCAGCCGTTGCATCCTGGATGGTCCTCTCAGCTGCCAGCGCATCCGCGGACTCTTCCACTTCACGTGATTCCCTTCTGGGAACCGTTGGGTCCTCACTAAGCTCAGCGACCGCCGCTGTGACCCACCAGGCGAAAGATGTCCTGGATCCGGTGGAAGCAGGACTGGGCGGTGACTGGGCGGAGGCCCCCGCCTCCACCGTCCCAACGCTCGTCACGGTCCCGTCCCTCCGCCCGGTCGTGGAGGATGCCAGCGCCCTGGCCGACCACGTTGTGCAGGCTGTTCCGGTGATCAACCAGGTAGTGCCGGGTGGCACCGTGGCGGCAGTGGTCGACCCCGTCGTTGGCACTGTGGATGGCGTCGCCGACAGTGCCCTTGGGACCGTTGTTCCCTTGGCCAGCAGAGCCCTCGAACCCCTTGACCCCGTCCTTGAGCCGATCATCAGCGCTGCGCCATTGCCCGTGACTGTCCCGGAAGTAGAGCCCGATGCGGCTCTCCCTGCGGTCACGGATGTCATCGACTCGACTGTATCCGGGGCCGCGTCGGCGGCTACTGTTCCTGCTGTTACTGAACTGCAGCAGCTGGGCGATCCGGCGGCTGCCCAGCCTGGTGAAGCGGCGGCGGACACCGCTGGGGCGGGTTCCGCCCGCGCCCTCAGCTCCAAAACCTTGCACGGCAAGGAGCCGGCCTGTGACGCCCGGATGGACTCCGAGGCGGCGCTTCCGTTGCTGTCCGAGTCCAGCCCGGAAGACGCGCCGGTACACGGCTCGTCGGATGCACTTCCCGCCACACCGGGCGCCACCACGGGCGGAAGCAGCTCGTCCAGCGGCGGTTCGGCGATGCCTGCATGGCTTAGCCCCCAGCACTTCGTAGTCCCCGCGGCCGGTACAGCCGCCGTCCAGGGCAGTCTGCTCGCCACCCCCGCGCCGGTGTCATTCGACCCCGGATCATCTCCTGACTAGTTGAGGCCTCTCCGCATCCCTCTGCGGAAACGAGCCATTTCCGGGCTAAGCAGTAGGCCCAATACAACTTTCAGGAGAACTCCAATGACGCATCGCAACATCCGCAGGTGCCTGCTCGGCACCGCTTTCGCAGGCGGCCTTTTGGCTTTTGGTGGCGTGGCTGCCACCGCAGCGGACACCACTTCCGGGGCTGACGGGCTCCTGTCCGGCACCCAGGTGGTAGCCCCCATCAACATTCCCATCAACCTCGGCGCCACCTCACTGGGCCTGCTTGGGGACTCCGCCGCGAGCGTTGAAGGCGCAGGCACGCCCGCAGCGGTACCAGCCCCGGCATCCGCCGCCTCCACCAGCGGAGCGGAGGGGATTCTCTCCGGAACCCAGATCGTCACCCCGGTCACCGTTCCGATTAACCTCGGCGCCACCTCATTGGGCCTGCTCGGCGACTCGGCCGCGGGCGTTGAGAACACCAGCGCCCCTTCACCCGCTCCGACCCCCA
This window encodes:
- a CDS encoding ABC transporter permease, with the protein product MIPFILKRLGSGVIVLVTVSALTFFLLHASSGSIARNILGDQATPEQVALKEAQLGLDQPVIVRYGTWIADTLRGDLGSSWFTSEPVAASLSTRIPVTMVMVFTAMILIAIMATLVGVAAAVKRGWVDRTVQVGAVIGDSIPGFVIGIFLVTAVAIQLQIFPATSTISPGAGADAWVLSLTLPVVALLINGVTGGAQQIRSAVIKQLERDYVRTLRSRGIGEKEILFKHVLRSAAPAGLTVLSLQLVNMLGGVVILESIFALPGMGPLAVTATAQNDQPVVMGVVMYTVAVVIVVNLLVDLANGWLNPKVRAS
- a CDS encoding ABC transporter substrate-binding protein, giving the protein MAATTAVALSAALALTACGGSSSGSAQGAAPGKPTVTSLTLGALQDVTSWDPAQAGVGNALQPYQIAYDSLLLREPDGKLSPMLATAWKYNDTKTVLTVDLRTDVTFSDGAKFDAEAAKANIDHFKKANGPQMSQLASVSEAKVVDADTVELGLKAPDPALEYYLSQAAGLMGSPKALETEAIKTESVGSGPYVMDKASTVKNSQAVFNAREGYWNKDLQKFSKVSYKVLTDITARTNALVSGQVDAAILDPKTGKQAEGARMKLESNQVDWQGLILFDRDGTKNPALKDVRVRQAINYAFDRKTILDQVLLGQGTPTSQPFGKDSGAWLDELENRYPYDPAKAKALLKEAGYESGVVLDVPLVPAFETQINVLKQQLADVGISLNAVGWSGPSFPSDVAAQKYTSMYFSLFQGEPWVAINQLASTRAFYNPFKNTTPELQAKIDAVQKGGGDSAKLAQEVNRYVVEEAWFAPLFRINQMYYHNDKVNVTPQIQQAVPSIYNYSPAK
- a CDS encoding MFS transporter, whose amino-acid sequence is MENIQLTGAARNGAPGPSEQPRAGRLQAALLVAGSCMPVLGAVLLAPVLPTLNQAFADTPGVAILVPLTLTLPALFVALFSPLAGWVADRVGRKQLLVFAMLAYAVFGTAPLWLGSLASIALSRVGVGIAEAAIMTCCTTLLTDYYAGEQRNKYLGLQTMVSALAATAFFALGGALGSISWRTPFWLYAASAVIVVPMVFKLWEPDKTQRNPAARTPVPWRQIGAPAAVTLFGGIVFYALIVHLPYVITGLGVADAALIGLAAAIASLATAAGAISFRFLAKLGTRNLLALAFGLAAVGLFLVSIAGNVPLAITGAVVASAGTGVLLPTLLTWAVNGLEYQQRGRGTGIWTGTLFIGQFLTPIVIGVAAGALGNLSVALGALGVACAGALLAVLLRGPRVAPLIHT
- a CDS encoding carbohydrate kinase family protein codes for the protein MLTVIGEGLVDVVQRASGIEAHVGGSPLNVAVGLARLDHPVQFIGRYGRDAYGDSVAVHLRASSVMLPVPPDDLPTSVATALIDDDGAATYTFDLTWELPGIADRLGFMLQGTTLLHTGSIATMLAPGATEVLAAVEYAHPSATISFDPNCRPSIVTDVDFARRQAEKFVTLADVVKASDEDLEWLYPGQDVLDSARKWLALGGSEGPAMVVVTRGAEGPWGVCRSGEASVAAPKVEVADTVGAGDSFMAALLSGLVDRELDGAQNRAELRDLPAEGLAELLEHAARAAAVTVSRPGANPPTRAELNAPAEE
- a CDS encoding alpha/beta hydrolase; translation: MTRRYRYEYGPDRSQWGELFLPDLPEGGKHRGVVVVIHGGYWRSTYGAELGEPLAQDLAEHGMAAWNLEYRRAGNGGGWPGTFQDILAGIDKLADLAEPHALDLGKVVALGHSAGGHLAVWAAGRRRLDAPGPAEDGPVENIDDGVRLTGVVSQSGVLNLAEAERFNLSNGAVANFLGGPSSEFPERHRCADPMSALPLDIPVHAVHGEEDEDVPLSVSATYVDASQAGPVPARLVMVPGDHFALIDVTAAAYLTCRELVGRLLR
- a CDS encoding cyclodeaminase/cyclohydrolase family protein, coding for MEKPEVTTQGSTVEEWTRALAESTGSPGGGAGTGLMLAVAASLTSMVAGYSEDDGGEPARIRARARALREEALGLADDDASASKAFGAAFRLEPGRERDEAIRRASVDAAAASAVLGERAIEAIDDLAWLATKGNRSLVADVVVAFGALRAAVAGARTNVSFDLGSLRSAGTSLDQVREQQPELWAAVKKLNDAMDRIDELTAAIDNRAAPTDAA